In Ochotona princeps isolate mOchPri1 chromosome 31, mOchPri1.hap1, whole genome shotgun sequence, a single window of DNA contains:
- the KCNV2 gene encoding potassium voltage-gated channel subfamily V member 2 — protein sequence MLKQTNERRRSWSYRPWSRWESEDAIGTESCQPRTSICSVGARSGSQASIPPWTEDIYNYYIEDDMEDAEEEDWKDDLVEEDQPAEDVTTIHTDDHSDTPAQVSMLNVNVGGHSYQLDYCELACHPKTRLGRLATSTSRSRQLGLCDDYEAQTGEYFFDRDPAVFQLIYNFYVSGVLLVRDELCPRSFLEELGYWGVRLKYTPRCCRISFEERRDELSEQLKIQRELRAQAQAEEAEELFRDMRFYGPQRQRLWNLMEKPFSSVAAKVMGVASNLFVLISVVALALNTVEEMQHEAEQGAGGGDPRPILEHVEMLCVAFFTLEYLLRLISTPDLRRFARSALNLVDLVAILPLYLQLMLERFTGEDPGHHGKGSPREHDLETVGRVGKVGQVLRIMRLMRIFRILKLARHSTGLRAFGFTLRQCYQQVGCLMLFITMGIFSFSAAVYSVEHDMPGTNFTSILHAWWWAAVSISTVGYGDMYPETHLGRLFAFLCIAFGIILNGMPISILYNKFSDYYSKLKAYEYTAIRRERGKVNFMQRARKKLAECLAGSNSHPVPSQDH from the exons ATGCTTAAGCAGACCAATGAGAGGCGGCGGTCTTGGAGCTACAGGCCCTGGAGCAGATGGGAGAGTGAGGATGCCATTGGCACCGAGAGCTGCCAGCCACGCACAAGCATCTGCTCCGTGGGGGCCCGTTCTGGCTCCCAGGCCAGCATCCCGCCCTGGACAGAGGACATCTACAACTACTACATCGAAGATGACATGGAGGATGCAGAGGAGGAAGACTGGAAAGACGACCTCGTAGAGGAGGACCAGCCAGCTGAGGATGTCACCACCATCCACACAGATGACCACAGCGACACTCCCGCACAGGTGTCCATGCTGAACGTGAACGTGGGCGGCCACAGCTACCAGCTGGACTACTGCGAGCTGGCCTGTCACCCCAAGACGCGCCTCGGCCGCCTGGCCACTTCCACCAGCCGCAGCCGCCAGCTGGGCCTGTGTGACGACTACGAGGCCCAGACAGGAGAATACTTTTTCGATCGTGACCCGGCCGTCTTCCAGCTCATCTACAACTTTTACGTGTCTGGGGTGCTGCTGGTGCGGGACGAGCTGTGCCCGCGCAGTTTCCTGGAGGAGCTGGGCTACTGGGGTGTGCGCCTCAAGTACACGCCTCGCTGCTGCCGCATCAGCTTCGAGGAGCGGCGGGACGAGCTGAGCGAGCAGCTCAAGATCCAGCGTGAACTGCGCGCTCAGGCGCAGGCCGAGGAGGCCGAGGAGCTCTTCCGGGACATGCGTTTCTATGGGCCGCAGCGGCAGCGCCTCTGGAACCTCATGGAAAAGCCCTTCTCATCCGTGGCCGCCAAGGTCATGGGCGTGGCCTCCAACCTCTTCGTGCTCATCTCGGTCGTGGCGCTGGCACTCAACACCGTGGAGGAGATGCAGCATgaggcagagcagggagctggcggtGGCGACCCACGACCCATCCTGGAACACGTGGAGATGCTGTGCGTGGCCTTCTTCACGCTGGAGTATCTGCTGCGCCTCATCTCCACGCCCGACCTGCGGCGCTTTGCGCGCAGCGCCCTCAACCTTGTGGACCTGGTGGCCATCCTTCCGCTCTATCTGCAGCTGATGTTGGAGCGGTTCACCGGGGAGGATCCGGGCCACCACGGCAAGGGCTCGCCGCGGGAGCACGACCTGGAGACAGTGGGCCGTGTGGGCAAGGTGGGCCAGGTGCTGCGCATCATGCGCCTCATGCGCATTTTCCGCATCCTCAAGCTGGCCCGCCACTCCACCGGCCTGCGCGCCTTCGGCTTCACCCTCCGCCAGTGCTACCAGCAGGTGGGCTGCCTGATGCTCTTCATCACCATGGGCATCTTCTCCTTCTCCGCCGCCGTCTACTCGGTGGAGCACGACATGCCGGGAACCAACTTCACCAGCATCCTGCATGCGTGGTGGTGGGCTGCG GTGAGCATCTCCACTGTGGGTTATGGAGACATGTACCCGGAGACCCACCTGGGCAGACTTTTTGCCTTCCTTTGCATTGCTTTTGGGATCATTCTCAATGGGATGCCCATCTCCATCCTCTACAACAAGTTCTCTGACTACTACAGCAAGCTCAAGGCATATGAGTATACTGCCATTCGTCGGGAGAGGGGAAAGGTGAACTTCATGCAGAGAGCCAGAAAGAAACTGGCTGAGTGTTTGGCTGGAAGCAACTCACACCCTGTCCCAAGCCAAGATCATTAA